A stretch of the Malus domestica chromosome 08, GDT2T_hap1 genome encodes the following:
- the LOC103430213 gene encoding glutamate receptor 2.1-like → MTKRKLTDLVSSFVLFVSLSINSLAMGHKSPNITIAVEVGVILDDLDSLSAKVWLSCINMALSDFYIGSHASSFTRVVLNVRDSEEDTVDAAAAALDLIKNTQVQAILGPKSSMQAKFVIDLGNKAQVPIISFSATDPSLTSIRSPYFYRAAQNDSSQVKAISAIIQAFGWREAVPIYVDNEYGEGIIPYLVDALQEVEARVPYRSVIPPEATEDQLDAELSKLMTMQTRVFIVHMLPSLGSRLFAKAREKGMMDEGYVWIMTNGLTNLLSTTNASVINSMQGALGVRTYVPRTEEYINFRNRWKRQFQKKNPTIIDAELDVPSLWAYDAAFALAMAVEIVGTTNFGFKKANASTNSSNDLGSIGISQNGPELCKSLSGTKFRGLSGDFSFVDGQLQASVFEMVNVLGDATKTIGFWTPQSGLVKKLNLITTSGPYSTSKSNVGPIIWPGDSTSVPKGWEIPTNGKRLRVGVPVENGYPQFVKVVYDSSTNTIHVAGYVIDIFNAAMGKLKYNVAYDFIPFANPDGTSAGTYDDLVHQVFLGNFDAVAADATIRANRSLYVDFTLPYTESGVVMVVPTKDRKSKSAWIFLKPLTLNLWLTSAFFFVFVGSVVWVLEHRINDEFRGPPAHQVGTVFWFSFSTMVFAQRERVIGNLARSVEIVWMFVVLILTQSYTASLTSLLTSQELQPTFTNILDLINNKEYIGYKNGSFVRDLLIDRGVDPSKLRPYTSREECDVFLTNGSAKGGIAAAIDETPNIRLFLAKYCKKYTMIGPIFRTDGFGFVFPKGSPLVPDVSRAILVVNEGNDTTDAENKWFAPEGTCSDTSPTISDSNSLGLDSFWSLFLIVGVSASLALLIFTVSFFNRHWHVFTATRGDSVWRRFMVMLRTFDQRDLSSHTFRKSSGSRDGETYNFGATAVEDSPNSYSTCPPSPASGHSDHPEILITAEGAHPRMGEQNRSKAQTSDTVPQQPGEILLTP, encoded by the exons ATGACGAAGAGGAAGCTGACAGACTTAGTCTCTTCTTTCGTCTTGTTTGTTTCTTTAAGCATTAATTCGTTGGCCATGGGACACAAGTCCCCGAACATAACAATCGCAGTGGAAGTTGGTGTGATTCTTGATGACCTTGATTCACTCAGTGCAAAAGTTTGGTTGAGCTGCATTAACATGGCCCTCTCAGATTTCTATATCGGCTCTCATGCTTCCTCTTTTACCAGGGTGGTTCTAAACGTTAGGGACTCCGAAGAAGACACTGTCGATGCAGCTGCtgcag CATTAGACCTGATAAAGAATACTCAAGTGCAGGCAATCCTCGGCCCAAAGTCATCGATGCAAGCCAAATTTGTAATTGATCTGGGGAACAAAGCCCAGGTGCCCATCATCTCATTTTCAGCAACAGATCCTTCCCTCACTTCTATTCGAAGTCCATACTTTTACCGAGCCGCACAAAATGACTCATCTCAGGTGAAAGCCATAAGTGCTATCATCCAAGCCTTTGGATGGAGAGAAGCTGTGCCCATCTATGTAGACAACGAGTATGGCGAGGGAATAATACCTTACTTGGTAGATGCCTTGCAAGAAGTTGAAGCTCGTGTCCCATATCGAAGTGTTATACCTCCAGAAGCCACTGAGGACCAGCTTGATGCAGAGCTCTCCAAGCTAATGACTATGCAGACTAGAGTCTTCATTGTGCACATGTTGCCCTCTCTTGGCTCTCGCCTTTTTGCCAAGGCACGAGAGAAGGGAATGATGGATGAAGGGTATGTTTGGATAATGACCAATGGGTTAACCAATCTTTTGAGTACAACAAATGCTTCAGTCATCAATTCAATGCAAGGTGCACTGGGTGTGAGGACTTATGTGCCCAGAACAGAAGAATATATCAATTTTAGAAATCGATGGAAAAGGCAATTCCAAAAGAAGAATCCAACAATTATCGACGCTGAATTAGACGTTCCTTCACTCTGGGCTTATGATGCTGCTTTTGCATTAGCCATGGCAGTTGAAATTGTTGGGACTACAAACTTTGGCTTCAAAAAGGCGAATGCTTCCACCAACTCATCAAATGATCTTGGATCAATTGGGATCTCCCAAAATGGTCCAGAGCTTTGCAAATCCTTGTCAGGTACTAAATTTAGAGGCCTTAGTGGGGATTTCAGTTTTGTTGATGGGCAATTACAAGCATCCGTCTTTGAAATGGTAAATGTGTTGGGTGATGCAACAAAAACAATTGGGTTTTGGACACCACAGAGTGGACTTGTGAAAAAATTGAACTTGATAACCACAAGTGGTCCTTATTCAACTTCTAAATCCAATGTTGGACCTATTATATGGCCCGGAGATTCTACCTCAGTTCCTAAAGGATGGGAGATCCCGACAAACGGCAAAAGATTGAGAGTAGGAGTTCCTGTGGAAAATGGCTATCCTCAATTTGTAAAAGTAGTATATGACTCTAGCACTAATACGATTCATGTTGCTGGGTACGTCATTGACATCTTCAACGCTGCAATGGGCAAATTAAAGTACAATGTTGCTTATGATTTCATTCCCTTCGCCAATCCAGATGGTACAAGTGCTGGCACTTACGATGATTTGGTGCATCAAGTATTTCTCGGG AATTTCGATGCAGTGGCAGCAGATGCAACAATTAGAGCAAACAGGTCCTTGTATGTGGACTTTACCTTGCCATACACAGAATCAGGGGTAGTGATGGTAGTGCCAACGAAAGATAGAAAGAGCAAAAGTGCATGGATTTTCTTAAAGCCTTTGACACTGAATCTTTGGTTGACAAGTGCTTTCTTTTTCGTCTTCGTTGGTTCAGTGGTTTGGGTTCTTGAACACCGTATCAATGATGAATTTCGCGGTCCTCCTGCTCATCAAGTTGGCACAGTCTTTTGGTTCTCCTTCTCAACCATGGTTTTTGCACAGC GAGAGAGGGTGATTGGCAACTTGGCAAGGTCTGTGGAGATTGTTTGGATGTTTGTAGTGCTGATACTAACGCAAAGTTACACAGCGAGTCTAACTTCATTGTTAACATCTCAAGAACTTCAGCCAACTTTTACGAATATACTCGATCTTATAAACAATAAGGAGTATATTGGGTACAAAAACGGTTCTTTCGTCCGCGACCTTCTGATAGACCGGGGTGTTGATCCCTCCAAGTTACGGCCTTACACGTCTAGGGAAGAATGTGACGTATTTTTGACAAATGGGAGTGCCAAAGGCGGTATTGCTGCTGCTATCGACGAAACCCCGAACATTAGGCTGTTTCTTGCCAAATATTGCAAGAAATACACCATGATTGGCCCAATTTTCAGAACTGATGGCTTTGGCTTT GTCTTCCCCAAAGGTTCACCTCTTGTGCCAGATGTTTCAAGGGCAATCCTGGTCGTGAATGAGGGAAATGATACAACTGATGCTGAAAACAAATGGTTCGCGCCGGAAGGCACATGTTCAGATACATCACCCACCATCTCCGATTCCAACAGTCTTGGACTTGATAGCTTTTGGAGTCTCTTCCTCATTGTCGGGGTCTCCGCATCTTTAGCTCTTCTCATATTTACAGTCTCTTTCTTTAATAGGCATTGGCATGTCTTCACCGCGACAAGAGGTGACTCTGTGTGGAGAAGATTTATGGTTATGCTTAGAACCTTTGACCAAAGAGACCTTAGCTCCCATACTTTTAGAAAGAGTAGTGGCTCCCGAGATGGAGAAACCTACAATTTTGGAGCTACGGCTGTCGAGGATTCACCAAACAGTTACAGCACCTGCCCACCAAGCCCTGCCTCAGGCCATTCAGACCACCCAGAAATACTGATTACAGCTGAAGGAGCTCACCCACGCATGGGTGAACAGAACAGGTCCAAGGCTCAAACTTCCGACACAGTTCCGCAACAGCCAGGAGAAATCCTTCTAACGCCGTGA
- the LOC103449065 gene encoding uncharacterized protein isoform X1 gives MKERSKEMGSSRRTAEEIFRDYSGRRTDAVHALTNEREVEQGFVRFGQLGLPPTSGINLFLVFALIFLWKFWRMLCSMTIIVKLITQRNLLLVVIEGA, from the exons ATGAAGGAGAGGAGCAAGGAGATGGGCTCGAGTCGGCGAACGGCGGAAGAGATCTTCAGGGATTACAGTGGTCGGAGAACGGACGCCGTCCACGCCTTAACTAACG AGAGAGAGGTCGAGCAAGGTTTCGTCCGTTTCGGTCAACTTGGGCTACCCCCAACGTCCggtatcaatctcttcctgGTTTTCgctttgatttttttatggAAG TTTTGGAGAATGTTGTGTTCGATGACCATAATCGTGAAATTGATTACTCAGAGAAATCTGTTACTG
- the LOC103449065 gene encoding uncharacterized protein isoform X2, giving the protein MKERSKEMGSSRRTAEEIFRDYSGRRTDAVHALTNEREVEQGFVRFGQLGLPPTSVLENVVFDDHNREIDYSEKSVTGRD; this is encoded by the exons ATGAAGGAGAGGAGCAAGGAGATGGGCTCGAGTCGGCGAACGGCGGAAGAGATCTTCAGGGATTACAGTGGTCGGAGAACGGACGCCGTCCACGCCTTAACTAACG AGAGAGAGGTCGAGCAAGGTTTCGTCCGTTTCGGTCAACTTGGGCTACCCCCAACGTCCg TTTTGGAGAATGTTGTGTTCGATGACCATAATCGTGAAATTGATTACTCAGAGAAATCTGTTACTG